From Glycine max cultivar Williams 82 chromosome 11, Glycine_max_v4.0, whole genome shotgun sequence, the proteins below share one genomic window:
- the LOC102665537 gene encoding uncharacterized protein — translation MAGWNDHAIVDALQALAQAIGNPNRGEVVGAVEYQGLDRFQQNNPPAFNGGYNPDGAHNWIREIEKIFQVMACPEGQKVAFGTYTLVEEAEYWWETARQCLEAEGQDMTWDVFKRVFLEKYFPEDVTNKKKMEFLELKQGNMTVAEYAAKFEELVRYFPHYQGRDDESSKCVKFLNGLRPEVK, via the coding sequence ATGGCTGGATGGAATGATCATGCGATAGTTGATGCTCTCCAAGCCTTAGCTCAGGCTATAGGGAATCCAAATAGGGGAGAAGTTGTTGGAGCTGTTGAGTACCAAGGGTTGGACCGCTTCCAACAAAACAATCCTCCTGCTTTCAATGGAGGATACAACCCTGATGGTGCTCATAATTGGATAAGGGAAATTGAGAAAATATTCCAAGTGATGGCATGTCCGGAGGGGCAAAAAGTCGCTTTTGGTACATATACTCTGGTGGAAGAAGCTGAATATTGGTGGGAGACTGCTCGCCAATGCCTAGAGGCTGAAGGTCAAGATATGACCTGGGATGTCTTCAAGAGGGTATTTTTGGAGAAATACTTTCCTGAGGATGTTACGAACAAGAAGAAGATGGAGTTCTTGGAGCTCAAACAGGGAAACATGACTGTGGCTGAATATGCAGCCAAGTTTGAGGAGCTGGTGAGATATTTCCCCCATTATCAAGGAAGAGATGACGAAAGTTCCAAATGTGTGAAGTTTCTGAACGGCTTGCGACCTGAAGTGAAGTAA